The Stigmatella aurantiaca DW4/3-1 genome contains the following window.
GATTACGATCTCGTCCCCGCGCACGAGGCGGCCCTCTTCTGGGAGCGGGACGAGCAGGTGTTTTCCTCCGGCCAGCCAAACGAGCACGAGGAGCGCCTCACGGACCTGTCTGGCAATACCCGCATCATCATCACGAAGAAGGCGCTGTTCACCGTGATGAACGGTGAGCCTTTCTTGATTGCCATCATCCGGGACATCACCGAGGCGCGGCGGCTGGAGATGCAACTGCAACTGTCGGAACGGATGGCCTCGGTGGGGACCCTGGCCGCCGGGGTGGCGCATGAAATCAACAACCCGCTGGCCTACATCTCCTCCAACCTGGCGTTTCTGTCCGAGCAGCTCGAGCAGGAGGGGCTCTCGGACAGGCAGCGCGCCGAGATGCGAGATGCCGTCCAGGAGTCCCTGGAAGGCACCCGGCGCGTCCGGCTCATCGTTCAGGATCTCAAGGCCTTCTCCCGCGCGGATGACGAGAGCCAGGGGCCCGTGGAGGTCCACCGCGTCGTCCAGGGCTCGCTTCGCTTGGTGCGCAACGAGCTGGAGCACCGTGCCCAGCTGACCCTGGAGCTCAACACGGTTCCTCTGGTTCTCGGCAATGAGTCGCGGCTGGCCCAGGTCCTCGTCAATCTCCTGGTGAATGCGTTGCAGGCCTTTCCCGCCGAGCGTCCGGCCGGGGACAACCGCATTCGCATCGTGACCCGGACCGCGGCGGAGCGGGTGCATGTCCAGGTCGAGGACAACGGGCAGGGGATGACGCCCGAGGTGCAGCGGCGCATTTTTGATCCCTTCTTCACCACCAAGCCGGTGGGGGTGGGCACGGGACTGGGCCTGTCCATCTGCAACACCATCGTCCAGGGCATGGGCGGTAGCATCGAGGTCGAGAGTACCCCCGGCGTGGGGAGCACCTTTCGCCTGAACCTTCCGGCCCTGGTGGCCTCCGTGCGCGAGCCATCGGCCTCGCAGAAGGCGCAGGGGCCCTGGAAAGGGCCCCGCCGGCGGGTGCTCCTCATTGATGATGAGCCCGCGGTGGGGGCGGCCGTGCGCCGCCTGCTCTATGAGTTTCACGAGGTCCACGCGGTGCAGGATGCGCGCGAAGCGCTTCAACTCATCCTTCGGGGAGAGCGCTACGATGCCATCCTGTGTGACGTGATGATGAAGGGAATGAGTGGCGTGGATTTCATCCTGGAACTGGAAAACCTCTCGCCCGAGTTGGCCCGGCACACGGGCCTCATGTCCGCGGGGATCTTCTCCGAGCAGGCCCGGGCGTTCATCACCGAGCGTGAACTCCATTTCCTGCACAAGCCCTTCGAGCGCGAAGGACTGCGGCTGTTCGTGGAGCGCCTGTGCGGGTGATCGTCGCGCGGGAGGCCTCAGGCGAGCGGCTCGACAAGCACCTCTCGAAGCACGTCCCCGGGCTCTCGCTGGAGCGGGCGCGCCAGCTCATTGCGCAGGGCAACGTGCGCATCCGGGGCAAGAAGTGCCAACCCACGCGCAAGCTCTGGGGGGGAGAGGAGATCGAGCTCTCGCTGCCGCCGCCCCGGGTGCCCCAGGGGACCGCCGCCGTGGAAGGGCCGGGGTTGCCGGTGCTCCACGATGATCCGGACATGGTCATCGTGGACAAGCCCGTGGGGCTCGTGGTGGAGCCCGGGGGCGGGGCGCCCTCGGTGGTGGAGCTGCTCGCGGCGCAGCGGCCCCCCTTCGACGTGGAGGGCGTCGCCCGCCCCGGTGTCGTGCACCGGCTGGATCGCGAGACGAGCGGCTGCCTCATGTTCGCGCGCACCGATGCGGCCGCGGCCGCGTTGGACCAGGCCTTTCAGCAGAAGCGCGTGGACAAGCGCTACTGGACCCTCGTGCTCGGAGAAACCCCTGAGCACGAGCGGCTGGAGGGGCCCTATGGCAGAGACCCCCAGGACCCCCGGAAGTTCACCACGCGTGTGAAGTCCGCGCGCCGGGCGGCCCTGTCCTTCGAGGTCCGCGAGCGGCTGCGGGGCGCGACGTTGCTGGAAGTCCGGCTGGAGACGGGCCGCACCCATCAGATCCGCGTTCAACTCTCCGAGGCGGGCTTTCCGGTGTTGGGGGACAGCGTGTACGGACCCTCGGAGGCCCGCGCCCATCCGGTGGCGCAGGCCCTGGGCCGTCAGGCGTTGCACGCGCTGCGCCTCGCGGTGCCCCACCCCTCGACGGGGGCGCTGGTGCGTGTGGAAGCGCCGCTGCCCGAGGACTTCCAGAAGGCGCTGGCGGCGTTGCGCGAGGGAGGGTCTTGAGCCCACCCCGGCAAGGTACATTGCCCCGCATGAACGTCGAGCACACTGTCCCCCCGGGGCCTCGCTGGCTTT
Protein-coding sequences here:
- a CDS encoding ATP-binding protein, with product MQVILLMMPPAISEELERRLHATKAPGVECEVLHVRELERVPDLLPPGLVVVWDDGGPLEALAALCRHLDARRFFARTQLLVLTSRNAAGCEALAQSGADECLAPPGEPWGTRLVALQRRLKPRGEQSAAMSPQEFRRASLDQSFQTLMSGFSAMTGDESFRGLVAHLGSALHGMGALVGVLTEEQDKLRTLAFWSDDHFEENLSVPLTGSVHQEALYRGIFHVQEGVRARFPNDRTLQRLGTGGYLGGALRDAKGRAVGVLAVGRRESLAADRKDHVLIEAFAARAEAELERLRAEAELVQTRVFLRNFLEAVPDPIFIKDRTHRWVILNSAFARVMGLPMEKLIGKSDYDLVPAHEAALFWERDEQVFSSGQPNEHEERLTDLSGNTRIIITKKALFTVMNGEPFLIAIIRDITEARRLEMQLQLSERMASVGTLAAGVAHEINNPLAYISSNLAFLSEQLEQEGLSDRQRAEMRDAVQESLEGTRRVRLIVQDLKAFSRADDESQGPVEVHRVVQGSLRLVRNELEHRAQLTLELNTVPLVLGNESRLAQVLVNLLVNALQAFPAERPAGDNRIRIVTRTAAERVHVQVEDNGQGMTPEVQRRIFDPFFTTKPVGVGTGLGLSICNTIVQGMGGSIEVESTPGVGSTFRLNLPALVASVREPSASQKAQGPWKGPRRRVLLIDDEPAVGAAVRRLLYEFHEVHAVQDAREALQLILRGERYDAILCDVMMKGMSGVDFILELENLSPELARHTGLMSAGIFSEQARAFITERELHFLHKPFEREGLRLFVERLCG
- a CDS encoding RluA family pseudouridine synthase, translated to MIVAREASGERLDKHLSKHVPGLSLERARQLIAQGNVRIRGKKCQPTRKLWGGEEIELSLPPPRVPQGTAAVEGPGLPVLHDDPDMVIVDKPVGLVVEPGGGAPSVVELLAAQRPPFDVEGVARPGVVHRLDRETSGCLMFARTDAAAAALDQAFQQKRVDKRYWTLVLGETPEHERLEGPYGRDPQDPRKFTTRVKSARRAALSFEVRERLRGATLLEVRLETGRTHQIRVQLSEAGFPVLGDSVYGPSEARAHPVAQALGRQALHALRLAVPHPSTGALVRVEAPLPEDFQKALAALREGGS